The Porites lutea chromosome 4, jaPorLute2.1, whole genome shotgun sequence genome contains a region encoding:
- the LOC140935494 gene encoding alpha-1A adrenergic receptor-like isoform X1: MKAGPIMDINISNNVSTVPPPLFRTETSNIANAVAVGVLIVFTIVSNSIVCASFYTFRDLRTICNYFIISLAISDILVAVLGMPFWLLLQLTDLSEQKVITGNLNLFWQCMDILFGTASIMNLAAVSADRNVAITAPYAYPHIMTSSRALLVLSCAWIYAVVVSSLRILKDQWPEPNGYNYFVFVASFALPLLFMVAMYSKIYIVARRQARRIGRNRRYTTDVKAAKTIAVVIGVFIVCWAPFFVSVIGFVHDEKFYPMIIHKSVKWLEYLNSCLNPIIYTCLNKTYRRAFRRLFTRWRGQLERTREESVTAIGTLSRRLTLPRGSIFVSQGGASSNSSAKESSNGECRRSLSKKGSKKGTETEEFPPTFL; encoded by the coding sequence gtcCCATAATGGATATTAACATTTCAAACAATGTTAGTACAGTTCCTCCGCCCTTATTTCGCACAGAAACTTCAAACATCGCAAATGCCGTTGCCGTGGGCGTCTTAATAGTCTTCACTATAGTTAGCAACTCAATCGTGTGTGCAAGCTTTTACACTTTCAGAGATCTCAGGACAATCTGCAACTACTTCATTATCAGCCTGGCGATATCGGATATATTAGTGGCAGTTCTAGGTATGCCCTTCTGGTTATTGCTGCAACTTACAGACTTATCAGAGCAAAAAGTAATTACAGGAAACTTGAATCTCTTCTGGCAGTGCATGGATATTCTGTTCGGTACAGCATCCATCATGAATCTGGCAGCAGTCAGTGCCGACCGGAACGTGGCCATAACTGCACCTTACGCCTATCCGCATATAATGACGTCATCCAGAGCGCTTCTTGTCCTGTCTTGCGCATGGATTTATGCTGTGGTGGTGTCCAGTTTACGGATCTTAAAAGATCAATGGCCGGAGCCAAATGGTTATAATTACTTTGTGTTTGTTGCAAGCTTTGCTCTTCCACTATTATTTATGGTTGCTATGTATTCTAAAATATATATCGTAGCTAGACGCCAGGCGCGTCGTATTGGTCGAAACAGGCGATATACTACAGACGTAAAAGCTGCTAAAACAATAGCGGTTGTAATCGGTGTCTTTATAGTTTGCTGGGCTCCTTTCTTCGTTTCCGTGATTGGCTTTGTCCACGATGAAAAATTTTATCCTATGATAATTCATAAATCCGTTAAATGGCTGGAATATCTGAACAGTTGCTTGAATCCCATTATATACACCTGTTTAAACAAAACGTACAGAAGGGCCTTCAGAAGACTCTTTACACGCTGGCGTGGCCAGTTGGAGCGAACTCGCGAGGAGTCCGTCACAGCCATAGGCACATTATCCAGAAGGCTCACTCTACCCAGGGGCTCTATTTTTGTATCTCAAGGAGGTGCTTCTTCTAACTCGTCCGCTAAGGAAAGTAGTAATGGTGAATGTAGAAGATCGCTGAGTAAGAAAGGAAGCAAAAAGGGAACTGAGACGGAAGAATTTCCGCCAACCTTCTTATGA
- the LOC140935494 gene encoding alpha-1A adrenergic receptor-like isoform X2 has translation MDINISNNVSTVPPPLFRTETSNIANAVAVGVLIVFTIVSNSIVCASFYTFRDLRTICNYFIISLAISDILVAVLGMPFWLLLQLTDLSEQKVITGNLNLFWQCMDILFGTASIMNLAAVSADRNVAITAPYAYPHIMTSSRALLVLSCAWIYAVVVSSLRILKDQWPEPNGYNYFVFVASFALPLLFMVAMYSKIYIVARRQARRIGRNRRYTTDVKAAKTIAVVIGVFIVCWAPFFVSVIGFVHDEKFYPMIIHKSVKWLEYLNSCLNPIIYTCLNKTYRRAFRRLFTRWRGQLERTREESVTAIGTLSRRLTLPRGSIFVSQGGASSNSSAKESSNGECRRSLSKKGSKKGTETEEFPPTFL, from the coding sequence ATGGATATTAACATTTCAAACAATGTTAGTACAGTTCCTCCGCCCTTATTTCGCACAGAAACTTCAAACATCGCAAATGCCGTTGCCGTGGGCGTCTTAATAGTCTTCACTATAGTTAGCAACTCAATCGTGTGTGCAAGCTTTTACACTTTCAGAGATCTCAGGACAATCTGCAACTACTTCATTATCAGCCTGGCGATATCGGATATATTAGTGGCAGTTCTAGGTATGCCCTTCTGGTTATTGCTGCAACTTACAGACTTATCAGAGCAAAAAGTAATTACAGGAAACTTGAATCTCTTCTGGCAGTGCATGGATATTCTGTTCGGTACAGCATCCATCATGAATCTGGCAGCAGTCAGTGCCGACCGGAACGTGGCCATAACTGCACCTTACGCCTATCCGCATATAATGACGTCATCCAGAGCGCTTCTTGTCCTGTCTTGCGCATGGATTTATGCTGTGGTGGTGTCCAGTTTACGGATCTTAAAAGATCAATGGCCGGAGCCAAATGGTTATAATTACTTTGTGTTTGTTGCAAGCTTTGCTCTTCCACTATTATTTATGGTTGCTATGTATTCTAAAATATATATCGTAGCTAGACGCCAGGCGCGTCGTATTGGTCGAAACAGGCGATATACTACAGACGTAAAAGCTGCTAAAACAATAGCGGTTGTAATCGGTGTCTTTATAGTTTGCTGGGCTCCTTTCTTCGTTTCCGTGATTGGCTTTGTCCACGATGAAAAATTTTATCCTATGATAATTCATAAATCCGTTAAATGGCTGGAATATCTGAACAGTTGCTTGAATCCCATTATATACACCTGTTTAAACAAAACGTACAGAAGGGCCTTCAGAAGACTCTTTACACGCTGGCGTGGCCAGTTGGAGCGAACTCGCGAGGAGTCCGTCACAGCCATAGGCACATTATCCAGAAGGCTCACTCTACCCAGGGGCTCTATTTTTGTATCTCAAGGAGGTGCTTCTTCTAACTCGTCCGCTAAGGAAAGTAGTAATGGTGAATGTAGAAGATCGCTGAGTAAGAAAGGAAGCAAAAAGGGAACTGAGACGGAAGAATTTCCGCCAACCTTCTTATGA